The following coding sequences lie in one Cyanobacterium sp. Dongsha4 genomic window:
- a CDS encoding V4R domain-containing protein — MTFTPTKSDRIVEKISKNLWKSKYPKKHDHYTLEDFFHFDTAKGDITDWNESRNVLVTEDFIVGLIEGLEEEVGSASSVVMYNIGKAWGVRDAEFFEKWFQEEYEYPKNIHDMNLLYVLEAWWWPFTTQGWGNWDVDLSEQKNGFMFVNIFDSAVARTLGDVGKPVCHIYAGLMAGFFSRFINKPLNCIEIQCYSMGETYCKFLLGKQDRIDAATFWQNEGAGAKDIQKKLVNGEYLK, encoded by the coding sequence ATGACATTCACACCAACAAAAAGCGATCGCATCGTTGAGAAAATTAGCAAAAATCTCTGGAAAAGCAAATATCCAAAAAAACATGATCACTACACCTTAGAGGACTTTTTTCATTTCGATACTGCTAAAGGGGATATTACCGACTGGAATGAATCCAGAAACGTTCTTGTAACCGAAGATTTTATCGTTGGTTTAATAGAAGGATTAGAAGAAGAAGTCGGCTCGGCTTCCAGTGTAGTTATGTACAACATTGGTAAAGCATGGGGTGTTCGGGATGCAGAATTTTTTGAAAAATGGTTTCAAGAAGAATATGAATATCCCAAAAATATCCACGATATGAATTTACTCTATGTTTTAGAAGCATGGTGGTGGCCTTTCACTACCCAAGGATGGGGAAATTGGGATGTGGACTTAAGTGAACAAAAAAACGGCTTCATGTTTGTTAACATCTTTGATTCCGCCGTTGCTCGTACCCTGGGAGATGTCGGAAAACCTGTTTGTCACATCTATGCCGGTCTTATGGCTGGTTTTTTTAGTCGCTTTATCAATAAACCCCTTAACTGCATTGAAATTCAGTGCTACTCTATGGGTGAAACCTATTGTAAATTTTTGCTAGGAAAACAAGATCGTATAGATGCGGCAACATTCTGGCAAAACGAGGGGGCAGGGGCTAAAGATATTCAGAAAAAATTAGTTAATGGAGAATATCTCAAATGA